A window of Dissulfurirhabdus thermomarina contains these coding sequences:
- a CDS encoding GAF domain-containing sensor histidine kinase: MSQRPSSREARLLRERLRELEALGAMGARIASSRGLEEVAEAALEAAARAAAPDLALFFVREDDRLRLLRTRPDAPEQAAQEPDLRLGECLCGLAAGDGPVFSGDIHADPRCTLEACKLAGYKAFVALPLTGRSACVGVLGLAWRRPRSFDESAPFYDILGRQAGFGLQNAQLVERLRHYAADLEAEVTRRTAEIRAANEDLEAFADSVSHDLRAPLRAIQGFARALADDQGPRLDATGRDYLDRILQASARMEGLIHGLLSYARLRRAKLPTGPVPLEAVVAEVLELAAPAARAGGGELTAEGSFPVVRGHRETLLLALSNLVDNALKFTAPGVAPRVRIRCDAAPDGRVRITVTDNGIGVPPEARDRIFRPFERLHGRETYPGTGIGLALVRRAAERMDGATGVAPAEGGGSAFWLEIPLAEG; this comes from the coding sequence ATGTCCCAGCGGCCGTCCAGCCGCGAGGCCCGGTTACTCCGGGAACGGCTCCGGGAGCTCGAGGCCCTCGGCGCCATGGGCGCCCGGATCGCCTCGAGCCGCGGCCTCGAGGAGGTGGCCGAGGCCGCCCTCGAGGCCGCGGCCCGGGCGGCGGCCCCCGACCTCGCCCTGTTCTTCGTACGGGAGGATGACCGCCTCCGCCTGCTCCGCACCCGCCCCGACGCCCCGGAGCAGGCGGCACAGGAACCCGACCTCCGCCTCGGCGAATGCCTCTGCGGCCTGGCCGCCGGCGATGGGCCGGTCTTCTCGGGCGACATCCACGCCGACCCCCGGTGCACCCTCGAAGCCTGCAAGCTGGCCGGGTACAAGGCCTTCGTCGCCCTCCCCCTCACGGGCCGGTCGGCCTGCGTGGGGGTCCTCGGCCTCGCCTGGCGCCGGCCGCGGTCCTTCGACGAAAGCGCCCCCTTCTACGACATCCTCGGCCGCCAGGCCGGGTTCGGGCTCCAGAACGCCCAGCTCGTCGAACGCCTGCGCCACTACGCCGCGGACCTCGAGGCCGAGGTGACCCGGCGGACCGCCGAGATCCGGGCCGCCAACGAAGACCTCGAGGCCTTCGCCGACTCCGTCTCCCACGACCTCAGGGCCCCCCTCCGGGCCATCCAGGGCTTCGCCCGCGCCCTGGCGGACGACCAGGGCCCCCGCCTCGACGCCACCGGCCGGGACTACCTCGACCGCATCCTCCAGGCCTCGGCCCGGATGGAAGGCCTCATCCACGGCCTCCTCTCCTATGCCCGCCTGCGCCGGGCCAAGCTGCCGACCGGCCCCGTCCCCCTGGAGGCCGTGGTGGCGGAGGTCCTGGAGCTCGCGGCCCCCGCCGCCCGGGCCGGCGGCGGCGAGCTGACCGCGGAGGGTTCCTTCCCCGTGGTCCGCGGCCACCGGGAGACCCTGCTCCTCGCCCTCTCGAACCTTGTGGACAACGCCCTCAAGTTCACCGCCCCCGGGGTGGCCCCGAGGGTCCGGATCCGCTGCGACGCCGCCCCGGACGGCCGGGTCCGGATCACCGTGACCGACAACGGAATCGGCGTCCCGCCGGAGGCGCGGGACCGGATCTTCCGGCCCTTCGAGCGCCTCCACGGCCGCGAGACCTACCCGGGCACGGGGATCGGCCTCGCCCTGGTCCGCCGCGCCGCCGAGCGGATGGACGGCGCGACGGGGGTGGCGCCGGCCGAGGGCGGCGGCAGCGCCTTTTGGCTGGAAATCCCCCTGGCCGAGGGATAA
- a CDS encoding ferredoxin-thioredoxin reductase catalytic domain-containing protein gives MDPRDLRERLRRLQEPQGYFFNRDEARTLELLEGLLVNVDRYGYMSCPCRLASGDRDRDADIICPCAYREADVREYGSCYCGLYVSREWNEERVPRVYVPERRPPERFSA, from the coding sequence ATGGACCCCCGCGACCTCCGCGAACGCCTCCGCCGTCTCCAGGAGCCCCAGGGCTACTTCTTCAACCGGGACGAGGCCCGGACCCTGGAGCTGCTCGAGGGCCTCCTGGTGAACGTCGACCGCTACGGGTACATGTCATGTCCCTGCCGGCTGGCCTCCGGCGACCGGGACCGGGACGCCGACATCATCTGCCCCTGCGCCTACCGGGAGGCCGACGTCCGGGAATACGGGAGCTGTTACTGCGGGCTCTACGTCTCGCGGGAGTGGAACGAGGAACGGGTCCCCCGGGTCTACGTTCCGGAGCGGCGCCCGCCCGAGCGCTTTTCGGCCTGA
- a CDS encoding branched-chain amino acid aminotransferase, whose protein sequence is MDIRLELLPEGERRHPPAPEALGFGDHFSNHMFLMDFRADRGWINPRIVPYAPFRLDPAAMAFHYGQAIFEGLKAYRGTDGRVRLFRARANAERFNRSARRLCMPELDEEIFLEGIRHLVRVDADWVPKQRGNSLYIRPLMIATEPHLGVRPAEEYLYAVILSPVGAYYAEGFDPVRIYVTDKYVRAAPGGVGEAKTAGNYAASLMASEEAKRLGFTQVLWLDAVERRYVEEVGTMNIFFLLGDELVTPPLGGTILPGITRDSVLRLTRDWGLRVSERRIAVDEVFEGIRSGVLRECFGSGTAAVISPVGSLYYKGVDHRINGGRTGELARRLFDEITGLQYGDRDDPYGWIEIL, encoded by the coding sequence ATGGATATCCGACTGGAATTACTGCCGGAAGGCGAGCGCCGCCATCCCCCGGCCCCCGAGGCCCTCGGTTTCGGCGACCACTTCTCGAACCACATGTTCCTCATGGACTTCCGGGCGGACCGGGGCTGGATCAACCCCCGGATCGTGCCCTACGCGCCGTTCCGGCTCGACCCGGCGGCGATGGCCTTCCATTACGGCCAGGCCATCTTCGAGGGGCTCAAGGCCTACCGGGGCACCGACGGCCGGGTCCGGCTCTTCCGCGCCCGGGCCAACGCCGAGCGGTTCAACCGCTCGGCCCGCCGCCTGTGCATGCCCGAGCTGGACGAGGAGATCTTCCTCGAGGGGATCCGGCACCTGGTCCGGGTGGACGCGGACTGGGTGCCGAAGCAGCGGGGCAATTCCCTCTACATCCGCCCCCTCATGATCGCCACGGAGCCCCACCTCGGCGTGCGCCCCGCCGAGGAATACCTCTACGCCGTGATCCTGAGCCCCGTGGGGGCCTACTATGCCGAGGGGTTCGACCCGGTCCGGATCTACGTCACCGACAAGTACGTGCGCGCCGCCCCCGGGGGGGTCGGCGAGGCGAAGACCGCCGGCAACTACGCCGCCAGCCTCATGGCCTCGGAGGAGGCCAAGCGGCTCGGTTTCACCCAGGTGCTCTGGCTGGACGCCGTGGAACGGCGATACGTCGAGGAAGTGGGCACCATGAACATCTTCTTCCTCCTCGGCGACGAGCTGGTGACCCCGCCCCTCGGGGGCACCATCCTCCCGGGCATCACCCGCGACTCGGTGCTCCGGCTCACCCGCGACTGGGGGCTCCGCGTCTCCGAGCGGCGCATCGCCGTGGACGAGGTCTTCGAGGGGATCCGAAGCGGCGTCCTCAGGGAGTGCTTCGGCTCGGGGACCGCCGCGGTCATCTCCCCCGTGGGGTCCCTCTACTACAAGGGGGTCGACCACCGGATCAACGGCGGCCGCACGGGGGAGCTCGCGCGGCGGCTCTTCGACGAGATCACCGGGCTCCAGTACGGGGACCGGGACGATCCCTACGGCTGGATCGAGATCCTTTGA
- a CDS encoding NAD(P)H-dependent flavin oxidoreductase → MPSTTSLTPPTLTIGDITLRLPIIQGGMGVGISMAGLASAVAAAGGLGVIAAVQIGIIEADFHLNPLEATLRALRQQVQTAKDRSGGGPIGVNVMVALNNYDIIVKAAAEAGADIIISGAGLPLRLPGLVPEGTDPALVPIVSSGRAAGIVARRWVEHYDRAPDAVVVEGPLAGGHLGFKPEQIDDPRYALENLVPEVIEALRPFRTRRGTPIPVIAAGGVYTGADIYRFIKMGAAGVQMGTRFVATHECDASDRFKQAYLAATKDDVTIIQSPVGLPGRALKGRFIERSREGKKRPYTCTYHCLKACDYHKAPYCISMALINAQKGYLDAGFVFCGANVWRVDRLVSVQELMDELEAGYREAAARDQAA, encoded by the coding sequence ATGCCGTCCACGACGTCTCTCACTCCGCCGACCCTGACCATAGGGGACATAACCCTCCGGCTGCCCATCATCCAGGGCGGCATGGGCGTCGGCATCTCCATGGCCGGCCTGGCCTCCGCCGTGGCCGCGGCCGGCGGGCTCGGGGTGATCGCCGCGGTCCAGATCGGCATCATCGAGGCCGACTTCCACCTGAACCCCCTCGAGGCCACCCTCCGCGCCCTGCGGCAGCAGGTCCAGACCGCCAAGGACCGATCCGGGGGCGGCCCCATCGGGGTCAACGTCATGGTGGCCCTCAACAACTACGACATCATCGTGAAGGCGGCGGCCGAGGCCGGCGCGGACATCATCATCAGCGGGGCGGGTCTCCCGCTCCGCCTGCCGGGGCTCGTCCCCGAGGGGACGGATCCCGCGCTGGTCCCCATCGTCTCGTCCGGCCGGGCGGCGGGCATCGTGGCCCGCCGGTGGGTCGAGCACTACGACCGCGCCCCCGACGCCGTGGTGGTGGAGGGTCCCCTGGCCGGCGGCCACCTGGGATTCAAGCCGGAGCAGATCGACGACCCGCGCTACGCCCTGGAGAACCTCGTGCCCGAGGTCATCGAGGCCCTCCGCCCGTTCCGGACCCGCCGCGGCACCCCCATCCCGGTCATCGCCGCGGGCGGCGTCTACACCGGCGCGGACATCTACCGGTTCATCAAGATGGGGGCCGCGGGCGTGCAGATGGGCACCCGGTTCGTGGCCACCCACGAGTGCGACGCCTCGGACCGCTTCAAGCAGGCCTATCTGGCCGCCACCAAGGACGACGTCACCATCATCCAGAGCCCCGTCGGGCTCCCCGGCCGGGCGCTTAAGGGCCGCTTCATCGAGCGCTCCCGGGAAGGGAAGAAACGCCCCTACACCTGTACCTACCACTGTCTCAAGGCCTGCGACTACCACAAGGCCCCCTACTGTATCTCCATGGCCCTTATCAACGCCCAGAAGGGCTACCTCGACGCGGGCTTCGTCTTCTGCGGGGCCAACGTCTGGCGGGTGGACCGCCTGGTCTCCGTTCAGGAGCTCATGGACGAGCTGGAGGCGGGGTACCGCGAGGCGGCGGCCCGGGACCAGGCCGCCTGA
- a CDS encoding NAD(P)/FAD-dependent oxidoreductase — protein MSRVVIVGAGFAGLWAARTLAAAGADATLVDRNNYHTFLPLLYQVAAAEVEPEHIAYPARGIFRRRRGIRFVMAEVRGADLDRRVLFTDGPALAYDHLLLAPGSVPRFHGIPGADAHCFQLKELEQGIELRNHILTCFERAAVTPEAKTRTRLLTFVIIGGGPTGVEYAGALAELVRGPLAKDFPDLDPGAARVVLLEATDGLLPGYPEKLGRYAARRLRRIGVEVRLGAAVTRVDPDGIELAGAPRLATETVVWSAGVRGHPLAGALGLPVTPDGRVEVLPTLQVPGRLEVFVAGDLCGWKGPDGRPLPLVAPAAVQQGRAAAANILRLARGETPVPFRYRDKGAMAVVGRGAAVVRIGRWAIAGLPAWLLWLFVHILYLVGFRNRLAVLLDWTQDYLFLDRAVRLILPRRPQAEKRSGGRRSGT, from the coding sequence GTGAGCCGGGTGGTCATCGTGGGGGCGGGCTTCGCTGGGCTCTGGGCCGCTCGCACCCTGGCCGCGGCCGGAGCCGACGCGACCCTGGTGGACCGCAACAACTACCACACCTTCCTCCCGTTGCTCTACCAGGTGGCCGCCGCGGAGGTGGAGCCCGAACACATCGCCTACCCGGCCCGGGGCATCTTCCGCCGCCGGCGCGGGATCCGGTTCGTGATGGCGGAGGTCCGGGGGGCGGACCTCGACCGGCGGGTTCTCTTCACCGACGGCCCGGCCCTGGCCTACGACCACCTGCTCCTGGCCCCGGGGAGCGTCCCCCGGTTCCACGGGATCCCCGGCGCCGACGCGCATTGCTTCCAGCTCAAGGAGCTCGAGCAGGGAATCGAACTCCGCAACCACATCCTCACCTGCTTCGAGCGGGCCGCGGTGACCCCGGAGGCAAAGACCCGAACGCGGCTGCTCACCTTCGTGATCATCGGGGGCGGGCCCACGGGGGTGGAATATGCCGGGGCCCTGGCGGAGCTCGTGCGGGGGCCCCTGGCCAAGGACTTCCCCGACCTCGACCCCGGAGCGGCGCGGGTGGTGCTCCTCGAAGCCACGGACGGGCTCCTGCCCGGCTACCCGGAAAAACTGGGCCGGTACGCGGCCCGGCGCCTGCGGCGCATCGGGGTCGAGGTCCGCCTCGGCGCCGCGGTCACCCGGGTGGACCCCGACGGCATCGAGCTTGCCGGCGCCCCCCGGCTCGCCACCGAGACGGTGGTCTGGAGCGCCGGCGTCCGGGGGCATCCCCTGGCCGGGGCCCTCGGCCTCCCGGTCACGCCGGACGGGCGGGTGGAGGTCCTCCCGACGCTCCAGGTGCCGGGACGGCTGGAGGTCTTCGTGGCGGGGGACCTCTGCGGTTGGAAGGGGCCGGACGGGCGGCCGCTCCCGCTCGTGGCACCGGCGGCGGTACAACAGGGACGGGCCGCCGCGGCGAACATCCTCCGGCTGGCCCGGGGAGAGACGCCGGTCCCCTTCCGCTACCGGGACAAGGGCGCCATGGCCGTGGTGGGGCGGGGGGCGGCGGTGGTCCGGATCGGCCGATGGGCCATCGCCGGCCTGCCGGCCTGGCTCCTCTGGCTCTTCGTGCACATCCTCTACCTCGTGGGCTTCCGGAACCGGCTGGCGGTGCTCCTCGACTGGACCCAGGACTACCTCTTCCTGGACCGGGCGGTACGGCTCATCCTCCCGCGCCGGCCTCAGGCCGAAAAGCGCTCGGGCGGGCGCCGCTCCGGAACGTAG
- a CDS encoding PAS domain S-box protein — protein MTKKTKDPTARAAPAEPAPRILLVDDDPDDRELVTRELRKEFPGVEVRQASDPGALDAGIAAGDLDLVITDYQLHWTTGLDVLRSVRRRLPDVPVLMFTGTGNEEVAVAAMKAGLDDYILKSPKHFVRLAAAARSALDKAAAKQARRRAERRYQALFQNLPVGLFRCDADGRFTDVNRALVRILGAPAPGTLVGRRLPDLFLDPEVYPLWIKALLDGEAETALETRLRALDGRILWAELHAAPVRAEEGDALDHLEGTLEDVTERRETAEALKEREELFRDLFENASDLIQSVAPDGTFLFVNRSWKEVLGYTDEDLETLKLQDIIDPACREACLRHIQEALEGKAMPHVETIFRAKDGRAVHLEGSCNSKYVEGRPVSTRGIFRDVTHRKAAEAALARLLRRHELILNSAGEGIIGVDAGGSVTFANTAAAALLGAGDPAALTGRDVDEFWLAGEAGGPGNPVRVTLAQGRPHRAEDAGLRRLDGSPLPVEYRATPILEDGEVTGAVLTFSDISERKRAWQERERMQAQLLHAQKMEAIGTLAGGVAHDFNNLLTAIQGYTDLALLKIPEEDPVHADLRYIHRAAVRAGNLVRQLLLFSRRQPMEFTSIDLNATIRDLLKMLTRLIGEDITVETDLEPAPWPVRGDAANVDQVIMNLAVNARDAMPEGGVLTLRTRNVRVEDPPEAAPGRRGRFVALTVADTGLGMDAETLSHVFEPFFTTKEAGRGTGLGLSVVYGIVQEHGGWIDVRSEPGRGTAFTVYFPAAATAAGPEDRPRADLGGLRGRGERILLVEDEASVRDFAAMALAGNGYEVTAAASGAEARECFESAGGGFDLLLSDVVLPDATGLDLVRDLAARAPGMKVLLTSGYTDQKAQWRHIREAAVPFLQKPFTLEALLAAVKNALGGTP, from the coding sequence ATGACGAAAAAGACGAAGGATCCCACCGCCCGCGCCGCCCCCGCGGAGCCGGCACCCCGCATCCTCCTGGTGGACGACGACCCGGACGACCGGGAGCTGGTCACCCGGGAACTCCGGAAGGAATTCCCGGGCGTCGAGGTCCGCCAGGCCTCGGATCCCGGCGCCCTCGACGCCGGGATCGCCGCCGGCGACCTCGACCTCGTCATCACGGACTACCAGCTCCACTGGACCACGGGGCTGGACGTCCTCCGGTCGGTCCGGCGCCGCCTGCCCGACGTCCCGGTCCTCATGTTCACAGGGACGGGCAACGAGGAGGTGGCCGTGGCCGCCATGAAGGCGGGGCTCGACGACTACATCCTGAAGTCCCCGAAACACTTCGTGCGCCTGGCGGCCGCCGCCCGGTCCGCCCTCGACAAGGCCGCGGCCAAGCAGGCCCGTCGGAGGGCCGAGCGGCGCTACCAGGCCCTCTTCCAGAACCTCCCCGTGGGCCTCTTCCGATGCGACGCAGACGGCCGTTTCACCGACGTCAACCGGGCCCTGGTCCGCATCCTCGGCGCCCCGGCGCCCGGCACCCTGGTGGGCCGCCGGCTCCCGGACCTCTTCCTGGACCCCGAGGTCTACCCGCTCTGGATCAAGGCCCTCCTCGATGGCGAGGCCGAGACCGCCCTCGAGACCCGGCTCCGCGCCCTCGACGGGCGCATCCTGTGGGCCGAGCTCCACGCCGCGCCCGTCCGGGCGGAAGAAGGGGACGCCCTCGATCACCTGGAGGGCACCCTGGAGGACGTCACCGAGCGCCGGGAGACCGCCGAGGCCCTCAAGGAACGCGAGGAACTCTTCCGGGACCTCTTCGAGAACGCCAGCGACCTCATCCAGAGCGTGGCCCCGGACGGCACCTTCCTCTTCGTCAACCGCAGTTGGAAGGAGGTCCTGGGCTACACCGACGAGGACCTCGAGACCCTGAAGCTCCAGGACATCATCGACCCGGCCTGCCGGGAGGCCTGTCTCCGCCACATCCAGGAGGCCCTGGAAGGCAAGGCGATGCCCCACGTGGAGACCATCTTCCGGGCCAAGGACGGGCGGGCGGTGCATCTCGAGGGGAGCTGCAACTCGAAGTACGTGGAGGGCCGCCCCGTCTCCACCCGCGGGATCTTCCGGGACGTCACCCACCGGAAGGCGGCGGAGGCGGCCCTGGCCCGGCTGCTCCGCCGCCACGAGCTCATCCTGAACTCCGCCGGGGAAGGCATCATCGGCGTGGACGCCGGTGGATCGGTCACCTTCGCCAACACCGCCGCCGCCGCCCTCCTGGGGGCGGGCGATCCCGCGGCGCTGACGGGGCGCGACGTCGACGAGTTCTGGCTGGCCGGGGAGGCTGGAGGGCCCGGAAACCCGGTGCGGGTGACCCTGGCGCAGGGCCGCCCGCACCGGGCGGAGGACGCCGGGCTCCGCCGGCTGGACGGCTCGCCGCTGCCGGTGGAATACCGGGCCACCCCCATCCTCGAGGACGGCGAGGTCACCGGCGCGGTGCTCACCTTCTCGGACATCTCCGAGCGAAAACGCGCCTGGCAGGAGCGGGAACGGATGCAGGCCCAGCTCCTCCACGCCCAGAAGATGGAGGCCATCGGCACCCTGGCCGGGGGGGTGGCCCACGACTTCAACAACCTCCTGACGGCCATCCAGGGCTACACGGACCTGGCGCTGCTCAAGATCCCGGAGGAGGACCCCGTCCACGCGGACCTCCGCTACATCCACCGGGCGGCGGTCCGGGCGGGCAACCTCGTGCGCCAGCTCCTCCTCTTCAGCCGGCGCCAGCCCATGGAGTTCACCTCCATCGACCTCAACGCCACCATCCGGGACCTCCTGAAGATGCTCACCCGGCTCATCGGGGAGGACATCACCGTGGAGACCGACCTCGAGCCCGCCCCCTGGCCCGTCCGGGGCGACGCCGCCAACGTCGACCAGGTGATCATGAACCTCGCGGTCAACGCCCGCGACGCCATGCCGGAGGGCGGGGTCCTCACCCTCCGGACCCGCAACGTCCGGGTCGAGGACCCACCCGAGGCCGCCCCCGGGCGCCGGGGGCGCTTCGTGGCCCTCACGGTGGCGGACACCGGCCTCGGCATGGACGCCGAGACCCTCTCCCACGTCTTCGAGCCCTTCTTCACCACCAAGGAGGCGGGACGGGGCACCGGGCTCGGTCTCTCGGTGGTCTACGGGATCGTCCAGGAACACGGCGGCTGGATCGACGTCCGGAGCGAACCCGGGCGCGGGACCGCCTTCACCGTCTACTTCCCGGCCGCCGCGACGGCCGCCGGCCCGGAGGACCGGCCCCGGGCCGACCTCGGCGGGCTCAGGGGGCGGGGGGAACGCATCCTCCTGGTGGAAGACGAGGCGTCGGTGCGGGACTTCGCCGCCATGGCCCTCGCCGGAAACGGCTACGAGGTGACCGCCGCGGCCTCCGGGGCGGAGGCCCGGGAGTGTTTCGAGTCGGCCGGCGGCGGGTTCGACCTCCTCCTGAGCGACGTGGTCCTCCCCGACGCCACGGGGCTGGACCTCGTCCGGGACCTCGCGGCCCGGGCGCCCGGCATGAAGGTGCTCCTCACCAGCGGCTACACCGACCAGAAGGCCCAGTGGCGCCACATCCGCGAGGCGGCCGTCCCCTTCCTCCAGAAGCCCTTCACCCTGGAGGCCCTCCTCGCCGCGGTGAAGAACGCCCTGGGAGGAACGCCGTGA
- a CDS encoding heterodisulfide reductase-related iron-sulfur binding cluster, giving the protein MNGSGRPSTAASPGAGGAAPAGACTRCGACLAVCPVYRVRRHEAAAPRGKTVALGARPPVAGPGLERMLSACLQCGACAARCPAGISPADLVQQARAEGRGGRGGRAAARLFGAAFSGGRGGRFARLFAGGLRFLRRLPLPGGGGWGFPAPAALPATGRPELRPLCPGAGPVRAALFVGCLQEHFFPEVAVAVARWFGEGDLAVPAGQGCCGLPAWAAGDVAGARDQARRFVRVFAPLHATWVVTGCASCAAFLSRRLPGLFPPGDPDGEAAAALAARVREFARLVLELGLRPAGAPGTPPPAAVTWHTPCHQRHGLGDPSVLPEFLEALGGMDLRPAGEGCCGQGGAFAFREPGTAEALLAARRSDFRAAGAEVVVTNCSGCLLRLRAGPAGPGDGGVRVLHPAELAQGRGG; this is encoded by the coding sequence GTGAACGGGTCCGGGCGGCCCTCCACGGCCGCTAGCCCGGGGGCCGGCGGGGCCGCCCCGGCCGGGGCCTGCACCCGGTGCGGGGCGTGTCTCGCGGTGTGCCCGGTCTACCGGGTGCGCCGGCACGAGGCCGCCGCCCCCCGGGGAAAGACCGTGGCCCTCGGTGCGCGGCCCCCGGTCGCCGGGCCGGGCCTGGAGCGGATGCTCTCGGCCTGCCTCCAGTGCGGGGCCTGTGCGGCCCGGTGCCCGGCCGGGATCTCGCCGGCCGATCTCGTGCAGCAGGCCAGGGCCGAGGGGCGGGGCGGCCGGGGGGGGCGGGCGGCCGCCCGGCTCTTCGGCGCCGCCTTTTCGGGGGGGCGGGGCGGCCGGTTCGCGCGTCTTTTCGCCGGGGGCCTCCGGTTCCTCCGGCGCCTGCCCCTTCCGGGGGGCGGGGGCTGGGGGTTCCCCGCGCCTGCCGCGCTCCCGGCCACGGGGCGGCCCGAGCTGCGCCCGCTGTGCCCGGGCGCCGGGCCCGTCCGGGCGGCCCTCTTCGTGGGGTGCCTCCAGGAGCACTTCTTCCCCGAGGTGGCCGTGGCGGTGGCCCGCTGGTTCGGGGAAGGAGACCTGGCGGTGCCCGCCGGGCAGGGCTGCTGCGGGCTGCCCGCCTGGGCCGCGGGGGACGTCGCCGGGGCCCGGGACCAGGCCCGCCGGTTCGTCCGGGTCTTCGCCCCCCTCCACGCGACGTGGGTGGTGACGGGATGCGCCTCGTGCGCCGCCTTTCTCTCCCGGCGGCTCCCGGGGTTGTTCCCGCCCGGGGATCCGGACGGCGAGGCCGCCGCGGCCCTGGCCGCCCGGGTCCGGGAGTTCGCCCGGCTCGTCCTGGAGCTCGGCCTGCGGCCGGCCGGCGCTCCCGGTACCCCGCCCCCGGCGGCGGTCACCTGGCATACCCCCTGCCACCAGCGCCACGGCCTCGGGGATCCATCCGTCCTGCCCGAGTTCCTGGAAGCCCTCGGCGGCATGGACCTCCGGCCCGCGGGGGAAGGGTGCTGCGGGCAGGGCGGGGCCTTCGCCTTCCGGGAGCCCGGGACGGCGGAGGCGCTCCTTGCGGCGCGGCGTTCGGACTTCCGGGCCGCCGGGGCGGAGGTGGTGGTCACCAACTGCTCCGGGTGCCTCCTGCGGCTCCGGGCCGGGCCCGCGGGTCCAGGGGACGGGGGGGTCCGGGTCCTGCACCCCGCCGAGCTGGCCCAGGGGCGGGGGGGCTGA
- a CDS encoding glutaredoxin family protein, giving the protein MTSGPVKLYALSTCGHCRAAKRLLDALAVAYDVTDVDLLEGEERASAVAEVRRLNPRCSFPTLVVGEEVVVGYREDEIRRVLGVAP; this is encoded by the coding sequence ATGACATCCGGTCCCGTGAAACTCTACGCCCTGAGCACCTGCGGTCACTGCAGGGCCGCCAAGCGGCTCCTCGACGCGCTCGCCGTGGCCTACGACGTCACCGACGTGGACCTCCTCGAGGGGGAGGAACGGGCCTCGGCGGTGGCGGAGGTCCGCCGGCTCAATCCCCGCTGTTCCTTCCCCACCCTGGTGGTGGGCGAGGAGGTGGTGGTGGGCTACCGTGAAGACGAGATCCGCCGGGTCCTGGGGGTGGCGCCATGA